TTATAGGCGGAGGAGTCATTGGGGTGGAGTTTGCCACTGTATTCGCTTCCTTTGGCTCCAAGGTCACCTTGCTGGAGGCGGAAGATAGACTTCTGCCCGGTCTGGATAAAGAAATCTCACAGAATTTAAAGCTGATTTTGAAAAAGAGAGGCGTTGACATTCATACCAGAGCATTTGTCCGGAAAATTGAAAAAGAGGGCAGGGATTTTATCTGCACCTATGGGGAGATGGCAAAAGACAAAGAAAAGATTGAGGTCATAAAGACGCCATACCTGCTTTCTGCCACCGGACGCATTCCCAATACGGACGGACTGCTGGAGGAAGAGGCCCTGCTGGAAATGAACCGGGGCAGGATTGTGGTAAAGGAAAACTTTGAAACAAGTATGCCGGGTGTGTTTGCGATCGGAGACGTGATCGGAGGCATCCAGCTGGCCCACGCTGCAAGCTCCCAGGGCATCTGTGCTGTGGAACTTATGAACGGGAGAGAGCCGTCCATCGATCTGTCGGTTATCCCGTCATGTGTTTATACGGATCCTGAAATTGCATGCGTCGGTATAACAGAAGAGGAAGCAAAAGGGAAAGGAATTGAGACCGTTACCGGGAAAACCTTAACCCATGCCAACTGTAAATCCTTTATAACAAAGGAAGAGAGAGGCTTTGTTAAAGTTGTAACAGATAAGGAAACGGGCGCATTGCTGGGAGCACAGATGATGTGCGCCAGGGCTACGGATATGATTGGAGAGATGGGAACTGCCATAACCAATAAACTTACTGCAGAGCAGATTTTAAAAGCTATGCGGGCTCATCCTACCTATAATGAATCCGTAGGGGAAGCGCTTGAGGATTGTATTGGCGGAGCGATTCATGCGCTGCCTCGCAGGTGATTCGTTTCAGGAATTTTAGCTATATTTATTAAATAGGAAGGTCACCTGGTAAAAATTTAGGATCAATAATGAAGGTACATTTTCTGTTAAGAAGATGTACCTTTTATTAATGCTGTAAGTGTATTGCTTTGTTTTCAAACTCCACTATGGTATAATGGTTTATCAGAAAACACATTGCAAAACAGCAGAAAATATCATGCAGCCCCTCCATTGTTTCGGTAAACTAAAGAAAACGAATACAAGGAGGAATCAATACTATGCTAAAAATACAAACCTATACCGCAGAACTTGTCGGTACAAGCTATGAAATTGGATATCAGTTTGGAAAATTGACCGCTGCAATTCCGCAGCTGCAAGCAACACATACTGCCGGAATGGAGGACTTTGGACTAAAGCAGGCTGAGGAGGCGGCAAAACTTTTTGACCGCTGGTGTCCCGGTCTCACAGAAGAGCTTTGCGGTTTTGCTGATGCGCTGAAGGTAAAACCTGAGCAGGTGTTTTTTTACGGAATGACCTTTCTGCTACCCCGGTGCAGTCATATTGCACTGCTGCCAAGCCGTACTGCCGAGAGGAAACCCCTGCTCGCCCGCAACTATGAGTTCAGTCACGAAGCTGAGGATTTCTGTCTGATTAAAACCAGCGTGACAGGAAAATACTCGCATATGGGTACCAGCGTACTCCACTTCGGACGGGATGATGGCTTTAACGAACACGGCCTCGCCGTCACGATGAGTTCCTGTGGCTTTCCGGTAGGGGCTCTTCCATATATGCGATCACCGAAGTTTAAAGGTCTCCAGTTTTGGGCGGTTACCCGCGCTCTGCTGGAAAATTGTAAGGACGTAATGGAATCACTCGAATATCTGGAAGGGATGCCCATCGCCTACAACCTCAACATGCTTCTACTAGATAAGGCAGGCAATGCCGCTCTGGTAGAAACGATGGATGGCCGCACTGCTGTCAAGCAGATTAATCCAGATTCCCAAGAGCAGATGCTGTATGCTACAAACCATGCACTTTTTCCAGATCTTCAGTCGATGGAACCACAGGTGATGGCGCATTCAGCAAGACGATACGAATATATCGAAAAAAAGATTGCACATAAAAGCGAAATAACGCAAGCACAGCTCAAGGAAATGCTGTTGGCTAAGTATCCGGAAGGCCTATGCTGTCATTACTTTGAAGAGTATTTCGGAACCACTAAGAGCATGGTGATTTCGCCATCAGATGGTATCATTAACCTTTGCTGGGGTGGCCGATCCGAAAATGGCTGGCATACCTATGATATTAACAAACCATTAGAAGATGGTATGCAAGCTGTGGAGATCAATTTGGAGAAAGCGACACCAGGCACTTACGATTGGCAGCCGCTGACTTAAAATCGGAAGGAGGATTGCTGTGAATTATCGAAAATCATTGGAGCAGGCGGTTATATACATTGAAAACCATCTGGGATACAATATCATGGTCGAGGAGGTGGCAAAGGCTGCCGGATATTCTTATTATCATCTAAATCGACAATTCACAGCGATCCTGGGTGAAAGTATAGGCAGCTACATCAAGAAGCGCCGTTTGGCTGACGCATCAAAGAAGCTTCTCTATACCGATCTTAAAATTATAGATATTGCGATTGAATACGGTTTTGATTCTCCGGAAGCTTTTAGCCGTGCATTTAAAGCAATCTATAAGGTCAGTCCTCAGAGCTATCGTCAAAACCGTCTGGACATCTTCATCGGCGGTAAGGAACGTTTGGATACAGGATTGTTGGATCATCTGGCCCGTAATGTGACTGTCCATCCGCGGATCGTTGAACTGTTGGAGATCAAGGTCGCGGGGATTCGGGGAAAAACCACCTTGCGAGACAACCGTCTGCGAGAACTATGGGATAGGGCTAATTCTCTATATCGACAAATTCCCAACCGAATCCCAGGCGGGAGATCCTTCGGTATCTGCGAGGCATGTGCAGAAAATACGCTGTACACCATGAATGACGATATCCTTTTCACCGAAGTAGCGGGAACGGAAGTATCGTCTTTTGAGGGACTAACCGAACCCTTTGTACAGAAGGTAATCCCTGGGGGACGCTATGCGGTTTTTACACACCGAGGTACTCTGCGGATGCTGCCTCAGACCTTTGACTACATCTGGAGCACATGGTTTCTCACCACAAAAGAAGAATTAGACTGGCGGGAGGACTTCGAGCTTTATGATGATCGCTTCCTAGGATATGATCATCCGGACTCTGAAGTGGATTTGTATATTCCAGTAAGATAGACAGCTACGAACAGTGGCTATTCCGAACGCTCTTGCGAGTTAATTTCTTAGTTTAACGGTCATTATGCATGGTATGAATCCAGTGTATAATGACCGTTTTTAGATTCGGTCCGCAGGTTTTGTAGTTATGGCATAAGTTCCTTAAAATACTGTCTGGGTGATTTCCCTTTGTATTTCTTGAAAGTCTTAATGAAATAACTGATATCGTTAAATCCGCAGGAAAGGGAGATTTCTGTTATGGAGTCATTGGTGGTTATCAGCTGATAGCAGGCCCGTTCAATGCGATAATAATTTACATAATCGATAGGTGTCCGGGAAGTCATTTCGAAGAAGAAACGGCAGAAATATTTAGGAGACATTCCGGCAATTTTTGCTAAATCATTCAGTTCTATTTTATAGGAGTAATTATGATCAATATAATCCAATACATTTTTTAAAAGGTAAATGTTCTTGTGCTTGGAACGTTCCGCCTGGTCAGGGATGACATAGCGGTTTTCAGAATAGATAAACCCTATGATCTGATTTAATAACCCAACGGCAATTAACTCTTGTCTGGCCGTTATACACCCCATAATCTGAAAGGAATCTTCCATGAGGGAATAGATTTTATTCTTTGGATCATATGGATAGTACTCATCTAATCTCAGTTCAAATCTATTTAATTTGTCCAAAAAGGGAGAAGCAAAGGATTTCCCCAACAGGAGGCTGCAGGGGAAAACAATGCACTCATAAGTACAGTCATGAGGTATGCCTCCGTGCAGACAGCCGCTGTTGACGATGAGGATATCTCCAGGCAGGGCGAGCCGGCTATTCTCATCAATCGTCACCTCGAACTCCCCTTCTATAATATGAATAAGTTCCAGCTCTTCATGCCAGTGATAGGGCATTGTATATTGCGGATGCAGATGATTCACATAGTAATAGCCAACAGGAAATTCAGATGTACCGTGACTTTTGTTTTCTTTATATTTAATATATTGCATGGCTTTCACCTCTTTCGATCTGGAGTTGAGTGAAGGTCAATAGTTATAATTGGTATGCAGTAAGCAAACAGTAATATCTTTTGATATTATAATACCAACAGAATTAAAAAATCAATGATATTTTAGATAAACATATGAATATTATCATACTTTTTGCAAATATCAGCCAAGAATCATCGGGCCCAATATGATACACTACAGTTAGAAATAATCGTTTTCTAACGCAAATAGAAGGAGGAAGGAATATGGCAGTGAGCAGATTAATTGGAGGCTACCCGGTGATAGGTATTCGGCCTGTGATTGATGGAAGAAGAGGATACTTGAAAGTAAGGGAATCGCTGGAAGACCAGACCATGAATATGGCTAAGGCAGCGGCAGAGTTGTTCCAAAGTAACATTTGTTATTCCAACGGGGATCCTGTAAACGTAGTGATTGCAGATACCACCATTGGTGGTGTGGGCGAAGCAGCCGCTTGCGCGGATAAATTCCGCAGGGCAGGTGTGGATATTACCCTGACGGTGACCCCATGCTGGTGTTATGGGGCAGAGACAATGGATATGGACACGAAAACCATCAAAGGGGTATGGGGACTTAATGGAACAGAGCGTCCGGGTGCTGTATATTTGGCTTCGGTGCTGGCGACTCATGCTCAGAAAGGCCTTCCTGCTTTTGGGATTTATGGACATGATGTGCAGGACGCCGATGAAACAGGGATACCTGAGGATGTGAAAGAAAAGCTGCTCCGTTTCGGCCGTGCAGCCGTGGCAGTGGCTACCATGAGAGGAAAATCCTATCTCCAGATTGGTTCTATCTGTATGGGAATCGGCGGATCCATCATTGATCCATCTTTCATAGAAGAATACTTAGGCATGAGAGTTGAATCTGTGGATGAAGTGGAAATCATCCGGAGGATGACAGAAGGCATTTATGATAAAGAAGAATTTGACAGGGCGATGGCATGGACAAAGAAAAATTGTGTGATAGGCTTTGACAAAAACCCGGAAGCGGTACAAAAGAGTCAGGAAGAAACAGAGAAAGACTGGGAATTTGTAGTAAAGATGATGTGCATTATCAAGGATCTGATGAATGGCAATCCGAATCTGGAAAAAGGCTTCGAAGAAGAATCCTTAGGCCACAATGCAATTGCTGCAGGATTTCAGGGACAGCGCCAGTGGACGGATTTCTATCCCAATGGCGACTTTGCCGAGGCCATGCTTAATAGTTCCTTTGATTGGAATGGCGCCAGGGAACCATACATATTGGCTACAGAAAATGATGTTTTAAATGGGATCGGTATGCTATTCTTAAAACTTCTTACCAATCGGGCACAGATTTTTGCAGATGTTCGTACCTACTGGAGTGAAGCAGCCATAAAACGTGTCACAGATTATAACCTGGAGGGACGTTCAAAAGAAGCCGGTGGGTTCCTGCACTTAATAAATTCCGGGGCCGCTTGTCTGGATGCCAGTGGAAAGGCTGTGGATAAAAGCGGAAACCGCATGATAAAGCCTTGGTTTGAGGTGACGGAAGAAGACCAAAAACAGATATTGGAAGCGACCACATGGAATCAGGCTGATTTCGGATATTTTAGAGGCGGCGGATTTTCTTCCCGTTTTCTTACTGACTGTGAGATGCCAGTGACCATGATCCGTTTAAACCTGGTCAAAGGCCTTGGGCCATCTCTGCAGATTGCAGAGGGGTATACGGTTCATCTGCCGGAGGAAGTGTCGGATGTTCTTTGGAAGAGAACCGATTATACATGGCCTTGTACCTGGTTTACTCCGATTATCACAGGCCAGGGTGCATTTGCAAGTGCTTATGACCTGATGAATAACTGGGGCGCAAATCATGGGGCAATCAGTTATGGACATGTGGGAGCTGACCTGATCACCTTGTGTTCCATATTAAGAATTCCTGTCAGCTTGCATAATGTTCCGGAAGAAAAGATCTTTCGACCGGCCGCATGGAATGCTTTTGGTATGGATAAAGAGGGGCAGGATTACCGGGCATGCCAGACATACGGTCCTCTTTATAAATAAGATGGGGGAAATTATGACTCAAAAACAAGTATTGGCAGCGGATCTTGGAGCGTCCAGCGGGCGGGTCATGGCAGGGAGATATGATGGCAAACGAATCACATTAGAAACGATCCATCGTTTTTCAAATGATCCGGTTACTATGGGGGATACGATGTACTGGGATTTTCCCCGATTGTTTTATGAGATAAAACATGGACTTTTAAAGGCCAAAAGCTATGGCGGATTTGGCAGTATCGGAATTGATACATGGGGTGTGGATTATGGCCTTCTTGATTCTAAGGGAAGGCTCTTGGGCAATCCGGTCCATTACCGGGATAACCGTACGGAAGGTTATCTTAAAAAAAGTGAGCAGATGATCGATAAAAAAAGATTTTATGAGATTACGGGTAATCAGTTCATGGAAATCAACACGGCGTTTCAGCTCCTGGCTTATAATGCGGATTCGCCCGAACTCCTTAAGCAAGCAGACACCCTTTTACTTATGCCGGATTTATTCCGCTATTTTCTTTCAGGGGAGAAAAATAGTGAATGCTCCATCGCATCAACAACCCAGCTTTTTGATATGAGGGAAAAACAATGGTCATGGGAAGTGATAAAGCGGCTTAATCTGCCGGAAAGATTGTTCACACCCCTGGTGCCTTGGGGATCCGTAAGCGGAAAAGTAAGCAGCTCGATCTGCGAAGAGCTTGGAATACTGCCGGCGAATGTCATTGCAGTCGCCGGCCATGATACACAGAGCGCTATGGCAGCAATTCCGACACAGGAGAAAGATTATATCTTTCTAAGCTGCGGGACCTGGTCCATTCTGGGAACAGAACTTGATTCACCAGTAATCAGCGAAAAGTCGCTGAAATATAACATAACAAATGAGCTTGGGGTGGAGGGAAAGTATTCGTTCCTTAAAAATATCATTGGACTTTGGCTGGTACAGGAAAGCCAGAGACAGTGGCTCCGGGAAGGAAAGAACTACGATTTTGCCGGGTTGGAGGAGATGGCTTCTAAGGCTGAGATATTAAAAAGTTTTATTACGCCGGAGGCTCCGGAGTTTCTACCGCCGGGTGATGTACCAGAACGGATTCGCAGTTTTTGCAGAAAGACCGGTCAGCCGGTACCGGAGACAGAAGGGGAAATCATTTGCTGCATAAACCAAAGTCTGGCTATGGCCTATAGGAAAGCTCTGGATGAAATTGAAGAGTGTACGGGAAAAACATATTCCATGATTTATCTTGTGGGAGGAGGCGCTCAGAGCAGGCTGCTTTGCCAGATGACTGCTGACGCCTGTAACTGCACGGTGGTTGCCGGCCCAATAGAAGCAACTGCATTTGGTAATGTGATGGTCCAGTATATAGCGGATCATGAGTTTGCGGATTTGCAGCAAGCAAGAAAGGTACTGGCGGAATCTGTGGAGCCGATCCTATATGAACCAAAGCATACAGAACGGTGGGAAGAGGCGTATCAGTGGTACCGCGGGAATCTCTAAGAAAGGAAGAACGATGATAGATAGCCAATATAAAGAATTAAAAGAGCAAATTTGTGATATCTGCCACAAGATGTGGCAGTTAGGCTGGGTGGCAGCCAATGATGGAAATGTTTCAGTTAAACTGGATGATGAGAGCTTCCTAGTGACGCCTACCGGCATCAGCAAAAGCTTCATTACGCCGGAAAGGCTGCTTCGCATTGATGAGAATGGAAATGTTTTAGAAGGAATTGATGGATTTCGCCCGTCTTCTGAGATAAAAATGCATCTGCGCTGTTATAAAGAGAGAGAGGATGTAGGGGCCGTTTTACATGCCCATCCACCGGTAGCAACAGGATATGCAGTGGCCGGCAAATCCCTGGACGAATACTCCATGATTGAGACCATAATTGCATTAGGCTCCGTACCGGTCACCCCTTATGGAACTCCATCCACATATGAAGTGCCGGATGCGATTGCACCGTATCTGGAAAATCATGATGCCGTATTGCTGCAAAATCACGGTGCTCTGGTGGTAGGAGCTGACTTGCTCACTGCTTATTACCGGATGGAAACCCTGGAACTGTTTGCAAAAATCAGCCTGAATGCCCATTTGTTAGGCGGAGCAAAGGAAATTTCCGAGGAGAATATCGACCGGCTGATTTCCATGAGAGAAGGCTACGGAGTAACAGGAAGACATCCTGGTTACAAAAAATATAATAAATAAATGGGGAGGCAGGTATGCTGAAAGGAATTCCTCCGGTTTTGTCGCCGGAACTTCTGAAGGTATTGTGTGAGATGGGGCATGGAGACGTGCTTGTGATTGCTGACGGTAATTTTCCCGCTGAATCAGTTGGAAAAGACGGGAATGTGATTCGTATGGATGGGCATTCCGTCCCGGATATTCTGGAAGCCGTGCTGTCAGTATTTCCTCTTGACCGCTATGTAGAACAACCGGTACACTTAATGAAAGTGGTGGAAGGCGATCAGACGGAAGTTCCGATCTGGGAAGATTATAAACGGATAATGAAGCAAAAAGAGGGACTTGGTGAGGAAGCAACAGGGTATCTGGAGCGTTTTGATTTTTATCGGGAGGCGAAGAAAGCCTATGCTGTAATCGCAACAGGGGAACAGGCCTTGTATGCCAATATCATGCTGCAAAAAGGAGTTGTAAAATAATAGAAATTTTACTTAATAAATGCAGTATGGGATGATATAATAAAATAGAAGCAACTGGTAAAAACTGTACTGATTGTCTTATAGTACAGTTTTTGTCTGACGTTGATTATTTAGTAGAGGAAAATGTTGATGGGAAATCCAAGTGATTTAACAAAAAGAATGCTTCCGGCTCCAGTTGGCGGAGGCTTTCGGATGGAAGGATACTGGGTATGGTGTGGATCTGTGATCAAAGGGGAAGATAACCGGTATCATATGTTTGCATCGCGCTGGCCAAAATCACAGCCGATGCATCCGGGCTGGCTTTCCCTGTCGGAAATTGTACGTGCCAGTTCCGATACGCCGGAGGGACCATATCAGTTTGAAGAGGTAATACTCCCGGCCAGAGGAGCCGAGTATTGGGATGGGAGGATGACACATAATCCTCAAATTATAAAATGTGGAGATACATACGTATTGTATTATACAGGTTCCACCCATCCATTTCCGGATTTAAAAGAGGGAGAGCGGTTGGTCCACAACGACTATCGTTCGATTGTAGCCCGTGCGAATAAAAGAGTTGGAATTGCAACTGCAAAAAACATCTTTGGACCATGGACACGTTATGATAGCCCGATACTTCCAACCAGGCCAGGACATTTTGACAATTTCCTGACATCGAATCCGGCACCATGCATAGAAGAAGATGGTTCGGTCGTTCTGCTTTTCAAAGCGAGGTCATATAAACCGATGCCATATACAGGAGATACGTATGGACAGATGACTATCGGAGTGGCAA
This genomic stretch from Lacrimispora sphenoides harbors:
- a CDS encoding rhamnulokinase — protein: MTQKQVLAADLGASSGRVMAGRYDGKRITLETIHRFSNDPVTMGDTMYWDFPRLFYEIKHGLLKAKSYGGFGSIGIDTWGVDYGLLDSKGRLLGNPVHYRDNRTEGYLKKSEQMIDKKRFYEITGNQFMEINTAFQLLAYNADSPELLKQADTLLLMPDLFRYFLSGEKNSECSIASTTQLFDMREKQWSWEVIKRLNLPERLFTPLVPWGSVSGKVSSSICEELGILPANVIAVAGHDTQSAMAAIPTQEKDYIFLSCGTWSILGTELDSPVISEKSLKYNITNELGVEGKYSFLKNIIGLWLVQESQRQWLREGKNYDFAGLEEMASKAEILKSFITPEAPEFLPPGDVPERIRSFCRKTGQPVPETEGEIICCINQSLAMAYRKALDEIEECTGKTYSMIYLVGGGAQSRLLCQMTADACNCTVVAGPIEATAFGNVMVQYIADHEFADLQQARKVLAESVEPILYEPKHTERWEEAYQWYRGNL
- a CDS encoding class II aldolase/adducin family protein codes for the protein MIDSQYKELKEQICDICHKMWQLGWVAANDGNVSVKLDDESFLVTPTGISKSFITPERLLRIDENGNVLEGIDGFRPSSEIKMHLRCYKEREDVGAVLHAHPPVATGYAVAGKSLDEYSMIETIIALGSVPVTPYGTPSTYEVPDAIAPYLENHDAVLLQNHGALVVGADLLTAYYRMETLELFAKISLNAHLLGGAKEISEENIDRLISMREGYGVTGRHPGYKKYNK
- the lpdA gene encoding dihydrolipoyl dehydrogenase, which encodes MEERYDLLVIGAGPGGYVAAIKAAKLGMKTAVIENREVGGTCLNRGCVPAKAMLHAAKLYQEVLTGERFGIISKEVSCDYGKVMSYKNETSESLRLGVEQLLKGNKIDRIHGTGTLTKDGKVRVKTEEGEELLQAKHILLATGSKPAILPIEGIRLPGVMTSDELFQLDHVPENLIIIGGGVIGVEFATVFASFGSKVTLLEAEDRLLPGLDKEISQNLKLILKKRGVDIHTRAFVRKIEKEGRDFICTYGEMAKDKEKIEVIKTPYLLSATGRIPNTDGLLEEEALLEMNRGRIVVKENFETSMPGVFAIGDVIGGIQLAHAASSQGICAVELMNGREPSIDLSVIPSCVYTDPEIACVGITEEEAKGKGIETVTGKTLTHANCKSFITKEERGFVKVVTDKETGALLGAQMMCARATDMIGEMGTAITNKLTAEQILKAMRAHPTYNESVGEALEDCIGGAIHALPRR
- a CDS encoding AraC family transcriptional regulator → MQYIKYKENKSHGTSEFPVGYYYVNHLHPQYTMPYHWHEELELIHIIEGEFEVTIDENSRLALPGDILIVNSGCLHGGIPHDCTYECIVFPCSLLLGKSFASPFLDKLNRFELRLDEYYPYDPKNKIYSLMEDSFQIMGCITARQELIAVGLLNQIIGFIYSENRYVIPDQAERSKHKNIYLLKNVLDYIDHNYSYKIELNDLAKIAGMSPKYFCRFFFEMTSRTPIDYVNYYRIERACYQLITTNDSITEISLSCGFNDISYFIKTFKKYKGKSPRQYFKELMP
- a CDS encoding AraC family transcriptional regulator → MNYRKSLEQAVIYIENHLGYNIMVEEVAKAAGYSYYHLNRQFTAILGESIGSYIKKRRLADASKKLLYTDLKIIDIAIEYGFDSPEAFSRAFKAIYKVSPQSYRQNRLDIFIGGKERLDTGLLDHLARNVTVHPRIVELLEIKVAGIRGKTTLRDNRLRELWDRANSLYRQIPNRIPGGRSFGICEACAENTLYTMNDDILFTEVAGTEVSSFEGLTEPFVQKVIPGGRYAVFTHRGTLRMLPQTFDYIWSTWFLTTKEELDWREDFELYDDRFLGYDHPDSEVDLYIPVR
- a CDS encoding C45 family autoproteolytic acyltransferase/hydolase; the encoded protein is MLKIQTYTAELVGTSYEIGYQFGKLTAAIPQLQATHTAGMEDFGLKQAEEAAKLFDRWCPGLTEELCGFADALKVKPEQVFFYGMTFLLPRCSHIALLPSRTAERKPLLARNYEFSHEAEDFCLIKTSVTGKYSHMGTSVLHFGRDDGFNEHGLAVTMSSCGFPVGALPYMRSPKFKGLQFWAVTRALLENCKDVMESLEYLEGMPIAYNLNMLLLDKAGNAALVETMDGRTAVKQINPDSQEQMLYATNHALFPDLQSMEPQVMAHSARRYEYIEKKIAHKSEITQAQLKEMLLAKYPEGLCCHYFEEYFGTTKSMVISPSDGIINLCWGGRSENGWHTYDINKPLEDGMQAVEINLEKATPGTYDWQPLT
- a CDS encoding RbsD/FucU family protein, yielding MLKGIPPVLSPELLKVLCEMGHGDVLVIADGNFPAESVGKDGNVIRMDGHSVPDILEAVLSVFPLDRYVEQPVHLMKVVEGDQTEVPIWEDYKRIMKQKEGLGEEATGYLERFDFYREAKKAYAVIATGEQALYANIMLQKGVVK
- a CDS encoding glycoside hydrolase family protein, which codes for MGNPSDLTKRMLPAPVGGGFRMEGYWVWCGSVIKGEDNRYHMFASRWPKSQPMHPGWLSLSEIVRASSDTPEGPYQFEEVILPARGAEYWDGRMTHNPQIIKCGDTYVLYYTGSTHPFPDLKEGERLVHNDYRSIVARANKRVGIATAKNIFGPWTRYDSPILPTRPGHFDNFLTSNPAPCIEEDGSVVLLFKARSYKPMPYTGDTYGQMTIGVAMAKEVSGPYQVMQERPLFVDESIEIEDPFIWKEGPYYQMIAKDMHGNICGEKYGGVHGYSKNGLDWTLNMGERIYSRQVLWDDGKVRQMGNLDRPFILFENGTATHMFFATSDGTESFFDAENTWNMVIPLKQD
- a CDS encoding L-fucose isomerase; this translates as MAVSRLIGGYPVIGIRPVIDGRRGYLKVRESLEDQTMNMAKAAAELFQSNICYSNGDPVNVVIADTTIGGVGEAAACADKFRRAGVDITLTVTPCWCYGAETMDMDTKTIKGVWGLNGTERPGAVYLASVLATHAQKGLPAFGIYGHDVQDADETGIPEDVKEKLLRFGRAAVAVATMRGKSYLQIGSICMGIGGSIIDPSFIEEYLGMRVESVDEVEIIRRMTEGIYDKEEFDRAMAWTKKNCVIGFDKNPEAVQKSQEETEKDWEFVVKMMCIIKDLMNGNPNLEKGFEEESLGHNAIAAGFQGQRQWTDFYPNGDFAEAMLNSSFDWNGAREPYILATENDVLNGIGMLFLKLLTNRAQIFADVRTYWSEAAIKRVTDYNLEGRSKEAGGFLHLINSGAACLDASGKAVDKSGNRMIKPWFEVTEEDQKQILEATTWNQADFGYFRGGGFSSRFLTDCEMPVTMIRLNLVKGLGPSLQIAEGYTVHLPEEVSDVLWKRTDYTWPCTWFTPIITGQGAFASAYDLMNNWGANHGAISYGHVGADLITLCSILRIPVSLHNVPEEKIFRPAAWNAFGMDKEGQDYRACQTYGPLYK